In Pseudomonas sp. MM213, a genomic segment contains:
- the mapR gene encoding GntR family transcriptional regulator MpaR (MapR regulates genes involved in Pseudomonas quinolone signal (PQS) production and anthranilate metabolism): MKRYEKFADDIAELIRSGVLGPGQRVPSVRYASQTYGVSPSTVFQAYYLLERRGLIRARPRSGYFVNTHAPSPFSEPVISSQVNESTEVDVSELVFSVLDSIKDPNTVPFGSAFPSPTLFPLQRLSRSLASAAREMDPRMVVTDMSPGNPQLRRQIALRYMVGGLMLPMEELLITNGALEALNLCLQAVTEPGDLVAIEAPAFYACLQILERLKLKAVEIPVHPRDGIDLGVLAQTLERHPIKACWCMTSFQNPMGATMPEAKKQELVELLRSHQVPLIEDDVYAELYYGQQAPKPAKAFDTEGLVMHCGSFAKSLAPGYRIGWVAAGRYAQKIERLKLMTSLCASMPAQAAIADYLQHGGYDRHLRKLRYALEEQQSAMLAAIARYFPAQTRVSQPAGGYFLWLELPPQMDSLKLFQMALAQGISIAPGPIFSPAQRFRNCIRLNYGSPWDEAAEKAMETLGRIVRSF; the protein is encoded by the coding sequence ATGAAACGCTACGAAAAATTCGCCGACGACATCGCTGAACTGATCCGCTCCGGCGTCCTCGGCCCCGGCCAGCGCGTGCCCTCGGTGCGCTACGCCAGCCAGACCTACGGCGTCAGCCCGTCCACGGTGTTCCAGGCCTATTACCTGTTGGAGCGCCGTGGCCTGATCCGCGCCCGCCCGCGTTCCGGCTACTTCGTCAACACCCATGCGCCGAGCCCGTTTTCAGAGCCGGTGATCAGCAGCCAGGTCAACGAGTCCACCGAAGTCGACGTCAGCGAACTGGTGTTCTCGGTCCTCGACTCGATCAAAGACCCCAACACCGTGCCCTTCGGCTCGGCGTTCCCCAGCCCGACCCTGTTTCCGTTGCAACGCTTGTCCCGCTCCCTGGCCAGCGCCGCCCGGGAAATGGACCCGCGCATGGTCGTCACCGACATGTCGCCGGGCAACCCGCAACTGCGCCGACAAATCGCCCTGCGCTATATGGTCGGCGGACTGATGCTGCCCATGGAAGAACTGCTGATCACCAACGGCGCCCTCGAAGCGTTGAACCTGTGCCTGCAAGCCGTCACCGAACCCGGCGACCTGGTGGCCATCGAAGCCCCGGCGTTCTACGCCTGCCTGCAAATCCTCGAACGACTGAAACTCAAAGCCGTGGAAATCCCCGTGCACCCACGCGACGGCATCGACCTCGGCGTGCTCGCGCAAACCCTGGAACGCCACCCGATCAAGGCCTGCTGGTGCATGACCAGTTTCCAGAACCCCATGGGCGCCACCATGCCCGAGGCGAAGAAACAGGAACTGGTGGAGCTGTTGCGCAGCCACCAGGTGCCGCTGATCGAAGATGACGTTTACGCAGAACTCTATTACGGGCAGCAGGCGCCAAAACCGGCGAAAGCGTTCGATACCGAAGGGTTGGTGATGCACTGCGGCTCGTTCGCCAAGAGCCTAGCCCCTGGTTATCGCATTGGCTGGGTAGCTGCCGGGCGCTATGCGCAGAAGATTGAGCGGTTGAAGTTGATGACCTCGCTGTGCGCATCGATGCCGGCGCAGGCGGCCATTGCCGACTACCTGCAACATGGCGGCTATGACCGGCATCTGCGCAAACTGCGTTATGCGCTGGAAGAGCAGCAAAGTGCGATGCTGGCGGCGATTGCGCGCTATTTCCCGGCGCAGACTCGCGTCAGCCAACCGGCAGGCGGGTATTTTTTGTGGCTCGAATTGCCGCCGCAGATGGATTCGTTGAAGTTGTTTCAGATGGCATTGGCGCAAGGGATCAGCATTGCGCCGGGGCCGATATTTTCACCGGCGCAGCGGTTCAGGAATTGTATTCGGCTGAATTATGGCAGCCCTTGGGATGAGGCTGCGGAGAAGGCGATGGAGACGTTGGGGCGGATTGTGCGGTCGTTCTGA
- a CDS encoding MgtC/SapB family protein, with protein sequence MNAWWHEVWVTLQAEFADIGDASQLTRITVRLLIAAILGGILGFEREHKGKAAGVRTHMLVALGAALFVLVPQMSGSQADAMSRVVQGVIAGIGFLGAGTILKNQDGDEGHVKGLTTAAGLWMTAAIGVSAGLGREATAVFSTLLALGIFSVMPRIVKLLENKD encoded by the coding sequence ATGAACGCCTGGTGGCATGAGGTTTGGGTGACGCTGCAAGCGGAGTTCGCCGACATCGGCGACGCCTCACAACTGACACGAATTACCGTCAGATTGCTGATAGCGGCGATTTTGGGCGGGATTCTGGGGTTCGAGCGTGAACACAAGGGCAAGGCGGCCGGAGTGCGAACGCACATGTTGGTCGCCCTTGGCGCGGCATTGTTTGTGCTGGTGCCGCAAATGTCCGGTTCTCAGGCGGATGCCATGAGCCGCGTGGTGCAGGGCGTGATCGCCGGGATCGGCTTTCTCGGTGCCGGGACCATCCTGAAAAACCAGGACGGTGATGAAGGCCACGTGAAAGGCCTGACCACCGCCGCCGGGTTGTGGATGACCGCGGCGATTGGTGTTTCCGCCGGGTTGGGGCGTGAGGCGACGGCGGTGTTCAGTACGTTGCTGGCGCTGGGGATTTTCAGTGTGATGCCGAGGATCGTGAAGCTACTCGAAAACAAAGACTGA
- the ccoG gene encoding cytochrome c oxidase accessory protein CcoG has protein sequence MSERIPVRTVEPASFVKNEPSRPKMKAKSSDNLIHTRSFTGLFRTLRLSGAGFLFLLFFGTVWLNWGGRQAVLWDLSESKFHIFGATFWPQDFILLSALLIIAAFGLFAITVFAGRVWCGYTCPQSSWTWIFMWCEKITEGERNQRIKLQAAPWGVNKLMRRSAKHTLWLAISLMTGLTFVGYFTPIRPLAEELLTLQMGGVSLFWVLFFTGATYINAGWLREAVCMHMCPYARFQSVMFDKDTLTISYDVARGENRGPRKREVKPADVGLGDCIDCQLCVQVCPTGIDIRDGLQMECIGCAACIDACDSIMDKMGYARGLISYTSEHELQGGKTHLLRPRLIGYTAVLLVMIGALALALVERPMVSLDVSKDRGLFRENSQGQIENIYSLKVINKTQQRQDYRLTLVDGDGFQLQGKTELSLAPGEIVDVPVSVAMTTERPSSSSQSINFKIVDSDEPEIYSVAKSRFVAPMNR, from the coding sequence ATGAGCGAAAGAATCCCCGTCCGAACCGTAGAACCCGCCTCATTTGTTAAAAATGAGCCTTCGCGTCCAAAGATGAAGGCCAAGTCCAGCGACAACCTGATCCACACCCGCAGCTTCACCGGCCTGTTCCGAACCCTGCGCTTGAGCGGTGCGGGATTTCTGTTCCTGCTGTTTTTCGGCACCGTGTGGTTGAACTGGGGTGGCCGTCAGGCCGTGCTCTGGGACCTTTCCGAAAGCAAATTCCACATCTTCGGTGCGACCTTCTGGCCGCAGGATTTCATTCTGCTGTCGGCGCTGCTGATCATTGCCGCGTTCGGTCTGTTTGCGATCACCGTATTTGCCGGCCGGGTCTGGTGCGGCTACACCTGCCCGCAGAGTTCCTGGACCTGGATCTTCATGTGGTGCGAGAAGATCACCGAAGGCGAGCGTAACCAGCGAATCAAGCTGCAAGCCGCGCCCTGGGGCGTCAATAAACTGATGCGTCGCTCGGCCAAGCACACGCTGTGGCTGGCGATCAGTTTGATGACGGGCCTGACGTTTGTCGGTTACTTCACGCCGATCCGCCCGCTGGCCGAAGAGTTGCTGACCTTGCAGATGGGCGGTGTCAGCCTGTTTTGGGTGCTGTTTTTCACCGGCGCGACTTACATCAACGCCGGTTGGCTGCGCGAAGCGGTGTGCATGCACATGTGTCCGTATGCACGGTTCCAGAGTGTGATGTTCGACAAGGACACGCTGACCATTTCCTACGATGTCGCCCGTGGTGAAAACCGTGGCCCACGCAAACGTGAGGTGAAACCTGCCGACGTCGGCCTTGGTGATTGCATCGATTGCCAACTGTGTGTGCAGGTCTGCCCGACCGGCATCGACATCCGCGATGGCTTGCAGATGGAGTGCATCGGGTGCGCCGCGTGTATCGACGCCTGCGATTCGATCATGGACAAAATGGGCTATGCCCGTGGCCTGATCAGCTACACCTCGGAGCACGAGTTGCAAGGTGGCAAGACGCATCTGCTGCGGCCAAGGCTGATCGGCTACACCGCGGTGTTGCTGGTGATGATCGGCGCCCTCGCCCTCGCGCTGGTGGAACGGCCGATGGTGTCGCTGGACGTCAGCAAGGACCGTGGTCTGTTCCGCGAGAACAGCCAGGGGCAGATCGAAAACATCTACAGCCTTAAAGTCATCAACAAGACCCAGCAACGTCAGGACTACCGCTTGACCCTGGTCGATGGCGACGGCTTCCAGCTGCAAGGCAAGACCGAACTGAGCCTGGCGCCGGGCGAAATTGTCGACGTGCCGGTGTCCGTGGCGATGACCACCGAACGGCCGAGCAGTAGCTCGCAGAGCATCAATTTCAAGATCGTCGACAGCGATGAACCTGAGATTTATAGCGTGGCCAAAAGCCGGTTTGTTGCGCCGATGAACCGTTGA
- a CDS encoding SDR family oxidoreductase — MDKVIVITGGSRGIGAATALLAAEQGYRICINYQSDEEAAHRVLEQVRALGAQAIAVRADVSIEDEVIALFHRVDTELGRVTALVNNAGTVGHKSRVDEMSEFRILKILKTNVLAPILCAKHAILRMSPKHGGQGGSIVNVSSVAARLGAPNEYVDYASSKGALDTFTVGLSKEVAGEGIRVNAVRPGYIYTDFHALSGDPDRVSKLESAIPMARGGRPDEVAEAIVWLLSDKASYATGTFVDLGGGR, encoded by the coding sequence ATGGACAAAGTCATCGTCATCACCGGCGGCAGCCGCGGCATCGGTGCCGCCACAGCCTTGTTGGCCGCCGAACAGGGCTATCGGATCTGCATCAACTATCAATCCGACGAAGAAGCTGCGCACCGTGTGCTCGAGCAAGTCCGCGCCCTCGGTGCCCAAGCCATCGCGGTCCGTGCCGACGTCAGCATCGAAGACGAAGTGATCGCCTTGTTTCACCGGGTCGACACCGAACTGGGGCGGGTCACCGCACTGGTCAACAACGCCGGCACCGTGGGGCACAAGTCCCGGGTCGACGAAATGTCCGAATTCCGCATCCTCAAAATTCTCAAAACCAACGTCCTGGCGCCGATCCTCTGCGCCAAACACGCGATCCTGCGCATGTCGCCCAAACATGGCGGCCAGGGTGGCAGCATCGTCAACGTTTCCTCGGTGGCCGCACGCTTGGGCGCCCCCAACGAATACGTCGACTACGCGTCCTCCAAAGGCGCACTCGACACCTTCACCGTCGGGCTGTCCAAGGAAGTGGCCGGCGAAGGTATCCGCGTCAACGCCGTGCGACCTGGCTATATCTACACCGATTTCCACGCACTGAGCGGCGATCCGGACCGGGTCAGCAAACTGGAATCGGCAATACCGATGGCACGCGGTGGCCGGCCGGATGAAGTGGCGGAAGCGATTGTGTGGTTGTTGTCGGATAAGGCGTCGTATGCGACGGGGACGTTTGTTGATCTTGGAGGCGGGCGTTAG
- a CDS encoding DUF3203 family protein gives MTVRIENQTCFFITQNGEEIRLCPDVTIITDGAKAMSAVDIDGQRIYITEAEADALTVSGAVDGRRHLKATNSDSVI, from the coding sequence ATGACTGTGCGCATCGAAAACCAGACCTGCTTCTTCATCACGCAGAACGGCGAAGAAATCCGTCTGTGCCCCGACGTCACCATCATCACCGACGGCGCCAAGGCCATGTCGGCGGTAGACATCGACGGCCAGCGCATTTACATCACCGAAGCAGAAGCCGATGCATTGACCGTATCAGGCGCAGTGGACGGCCGCCGGCATCTGAAGGCAACCAACAGTGATTCGGTGATTTGA